A genomic window from Cricetulus griseus strain 17A/GY chromosome 4, alternate assembly CriGri-PICRH-1.0, whole genome shotgun sequence includes:
- the Hcar2 gene encoding LOW QUALITY PROTEIN: hydroxycarboxylic acid receptor 2 (The sequence of the model RefSeq protein was modified relative to this genomic sequence to represent the inferred CDS: deleted 2 bases in 1 codon) — MIKQNHFLEINGKNCCVFRDENIAKVLPPVLGLEFVFGLLGNGLALWIFCFHLKSWKSSRIFLFNLAVADFLLIICLPFLMDNYVKKWDWRFGDIPCRLMLFMLAMNRQGSIIFLTVVAVDRYFRVVHPHHSLNKISNRTAAIISCFLWGITIGLTVHLLYTNRMTPNGKANLCSSFSICYTFRWHDAMFLLEFFLPLGIILFCSARIIWSLRQRQMDRHAKIKRAINFIMVVAIVFIICFLPSVAVRIRIFWLLYKNNVHDCGIYSSADLAFFTTLSFTYMNSMLDPVVYYFSSPSFPNFFSACINRCLRKKTLGETDNRSTSVELTGDPSTVRSIPEALMDDPSEPRSPSYLATTSRSHYAKKGGCPSGLSSLERQFGRCTE, encoded by the exons ATGATCAAGCAGAACCATTTTCTGGAGATAAATGGCAAGAACTGCTGTGTGTTCCGAGATGAAAACATTGCCAAAGTCTTGCCGCCGGTGTTGGGATTGGAGTTTGTGTTTGGGCTCCTGGGCAATGGCCTTGCCCTGTggattttctgtttccatctcaAGTCTTGGAAATCCAGCCGGATTTTCCTGTTCAACTTAGCCGTGGCTGACTTTCTCCTGATCATCTGCTTGCCCTTCCTGATGGACAACTATGTCAAAAAGTGGGACTGGAGGTTTGGAGACATCCCCTGCCGTCTGATGCTCTTCATGTTGGCCATGAACCGACAAGGCAGCATCATCTTCCTCACGGTGGTGGCTGTGGACCGGTACTTCCGGGTGGTCCATCCGCACCACTCCTTGAACAAGATCTCCAACCGGACGGCAGCCATCATCTCTTGCTTCTTGTGGGGTATCACCATCGGCCTGACAGTCCATCTCCTCTATACAAACAGGATGACCCCCAACGGCAAAGCAAACCTGTGCAGTAGCTTTAGCATCTGTTACACCTTCAGGTGGCATGATGCAATGTTCCTCCTGGAATTCTTCTTGCCACTGGGCATCATCCTGTTCTGCTCAGCCAGGATCATCTGGAGCCTACGGCAGAGACAAATGGACAGACATGCCAAGATCAAGAGAGCTATCAACTTCATCATGGTGGTGGCTATCGTCTTCATCATTTGCTTCCTGCCCAGTGTGGCTGTGAGGATCCGAATCTTCTGGCTCCTCTACAAAAATAATGTGCATGACTGTGGGATCTACTCCTCAGCAGACCTGGCCTTCTTCACCACTCTCAGCTTTACTTACATGAACAGCATGCTGGACCCAGTAGTCtactatttctccagcccatctTTCCCCAACTTCTTCTCTGCATGTATCAACCGCTGTCTTCGGAAGAAAACACTGGGTGAAACAGACAACCGGAGCACAAGCGTGGAGCTCACGGGGGACCCCAGCACAGTCAGAAGTATTCCAGAGGCATTAATGGATGACCCCAGTGAGCCACGAAGCCCCTCTTATCTGGCCACAACATCTCGG AGCCACTATGCCAAGAAGGGAGGTTGCCCTTCAGGCCTGAGCTCTCTGGAGAGACAATTTGGCCGTTGCACAGAGTAA
- the Hcar1 gene encoding hydroxycarboxylic acid receptor 1, whose product MDNRSCCLIEGDPISQVMPPLLILAFVLGALGNGIALCGFCFHMKTWKPSTIYLFNLAVADFLLMICLPLRTDYYLRHRHWTFGDIPCRLVLFMLAMNRAGSIVFLTVVAADRYFKVVHPHHMMNAISNQTAAATACVLWTLVILGTVYLLMESHLCVQETVSSCESFIMESANGWHDIMFQLEFFLPLAIILFCSFKVVWSLRQRQQLARQTRMKRATRFIMVVAAVFITCYLPSVLARLYFLWTVPSSACDPSVHIALHVTLSFTYLNSMLDPLVYYFSSPSFPKFYTKLKICNLRPKRPGRSKTQRSEEMPISNLCRKSSIDGANSSQRPSDGQWDLQVC is encoded by the coding sequence ATGGACAACAGGTCCTGCTGTCTCATCGAGGGGGACCCCATCTCCCAGGTGATGCCACCGCTACTCATCCTGGCCTTCGTGCTTGGCGCCCTGGGAAACGGGATAGCTCTGTGTGGTTTCTGCTTTCACATGAAAACCTGGAAGCCGAGCACTATTTACCTTTTCAACCTGGCCGTCGCTGATTTTCTCCTCATGATCTGCCTACCCTTGCGGACAGACTATTACCTCAGACATAGACACTGGACTTTTGGGGATATTCCCTGCCGCCTGGTCCTCTTCATGCTGGCCATGAATAGGGCCGGGAGTATTGTCTTCCTCACCGTGGTGGCTGCCGACAGGTATTTCAAAGTGGTCCACCCCCACCACATGATGAACGCCATATCCAATCAGACAGCAGCTGCCACCGCCTGTGTGCTCTGGACCTTGGTCATCTTGGGGACTGTGTATCTTCTCATGGAGAGTCACCTGTGCGTTCAGGAGACAGTGTCATCTTGTGAGAGCTTCATCATGGAGTCAGCCAACGGGTGGCATGATATCATGTTCCAGCTGGAGTTCTTCCTGCCCCTAGCCATCATCTTGTTTTGCTCCTTCAAAGTTGTTTGGAGcctgagacagagacagcagcTGGCCAGACAGACTCGGATGAAGAGGGCCACCCGGTTCATCATGGTGGTGGCTGCTGTGTTCATCACGTGTTACCTGCCCAGCGTGTTGGCCAGGCTCTATTTCCTCTGGACAGTTCCCTCCAGCGCCTGTGACCCCTCTGTCCACATAGCCCTCCATGTCACCCTCAGTTTCACCTACCTGAACAGCATGCTGGATCCTCTTGTATATTATTTCTCAAGCCCCTCATTCCCCAAATTCTATACCAAGCTCAAAATCTGCAATTTGAGACCCAAACGCCCAGGACGCTCGaagacacagaggtcagaggagatgCCAATTTCTAACCTCTGTCGTAAGAGTTCCATCGACGGGGCAAATAGCTCCCAAAGGCCATCAGACGGGCAGTGGGATCTCCAAGTGTGCTGA